In one window of Corallococcus macrosporus DNA:
- a CDS encoding Hsp70 family protein, whose translation MSTSAAPILGIDFGTTNTAAAFFDKANKLRVVPIAEKSLTLPSIAWFHAGDKAIVGPAARRQIIDDPRHTIFGAKRFLGRRFQSEYVARHRNRFAFELVEGPDGYTAVQVYGKVTPLIDVAHFILKHINTLATHAAGQKFEECVLTVPAHANIRQREAIRHAAEKAGLRVRAIVNEPTAAALYYANLRNPEQTVMVFDLGGGTFDVTLMSVQNRVVKVLATGGDAFLGGANFDEAIVEALVDDFRQQHGIDLRDNKVVMQRLVFAAESAKIALSSGASVPIRIPCITQKDGAFVDFNVTLTRERMEAMVFQLIERTAAACDDVLEKAGLKPDAIDELVMVGGQTRMPAIRTRLSHFKKLSSDKEVHPELGVAVGAAILGRNLARGISGLSDVVPMPIGAMVPGGGQHEVLPANTPVPGTRSVDLELPPWPGPVPVALFEALDRTTVERELLGTVRIEPDWRVAHPGPTTLELRMGPDFALTASLVAKDGRRQPLTITDPNAPQRA comes from the coding sequence ATGAGCACGAGCGCCGCCCCCATCCTCGGCATTGACTTCGGGACCACCAACACCGCGGCGGCCTTCTTCGACAAGGCGAACAAGCTGCGCGTGGTGCCCATCGCGGAGAAGAGCCTCACCCTGCCCTCCATCGCGTGGTTCCACGCGGGCGACAAGGCCATCGTCGGCCCCGCGGCGCGGCGGCAGATCATCGACGACCCGCGCCACACCATCTTCGGCGCCAAGCGCTTCCTGGGCCGCCGCTTCCAGTCCGAGTACGTGGCCCGCCACCGCAACCGCTTCGCCTTCGAGCTGGTGGAGGGCCCGGACGGCTACACCGCGGTGCAGGTGTACGGGAAGGTGACGCCGCTCATCGACGTGGCGCACTTCATCCTCAAGCACATCAACACCCTGGCCACGCACGCGGCCGGCCAGAAGTTCGAGGAGTGCGTGCTCACCGTGCCCGCGCACGCCAACATCCGCCAGCGCGAGGCCATCCGCCACGCCGCGGAGAAGGCGGGCCTGCGCGTGCGCGCCATCGTCAACGAGCCCACCGCCGCGGCGCTCTACTACGCCAACCTGCGCAACCCCGAGCAGACGGTGATGGTGTTCGACCTGGGCGGCGGCACCTTCGACGTGACGCTCATGTCCGTGCAGAACCGCGTGGTGAAGGTGCTGGCCACCGGCGGCGACGCGTTCCTCGGCGGCGCCAACTTCGACGAGGCCATCGTGGAGGCGCTGGTGGACGACTTCCGCCAGCAGCACGGCATCGACCTGCGGGACAACAAGGTCGTGATGCAGCGGCTCGTCTTCGCCGCGGAGTCCGCGAAGATCGCCCTCTCCAGCGGCGCGTCCGTGCCCATCCGCATCCCCTGCATCACGCAGAAGGACGGCGCCTTCGTGGACTTCAACGTCACGCTCACCCGCGAGCGGATGGAGGCCATGGTGTTCCAGCTCATCGAGCGCACCGCCGCCGCGTGCGACGACGTGCTGGAGAAGGCGGGCCTGAAGCCGGACGCCATCGACGAGCTGGTCATGGTGGGCGGCCAGACGCGCATGCCCGCCATCCGCACGCGCCTGTCCCACTTCAAGAAGCTGTCGTCGGACAAGGAGGTGCACCCGGAGCTGGGCGTGGCCGTGGGCGCGGCCATCCTGGGACGCAACCTGGCGCGCGGCATCAGCGGCCTGTCGGACGTGGTGCCCATGCCCATTGGCGCCATGGTGCCCGGCGGCGGCCAGCACGAGGTGCTCCCCGCCAACACGCCCGTGCCCGGCACGCGCAGCGTGGACCTGGAGCTGCCGCCCTGGCCCGGCCCGGTGCCGGTGGCGCTGTTCGAGGCGCTGGACCGCACCACCGTGGAGCGCGAGCTGCTGGGCACCGTGCGCATCGAGCCGGATTGGCGCGTGGCCCACCCGGGCCCCACCACGCTGGAGCTGCGCATGGGGCCGGACTTCGCCCTCACCGCCAGCCTCGTCGCGAAGGACGGGCGCAGGCAGCCGCTCACCATCACCGATCCGAACGCGCCGCAGCGGGCCTGA
- a CDS encoding GIY-YIG nuclease family protein: MTPGDDSRASRAERKRAYKEADVPMGIYAIRCHANGKLFVGHALNLTAMFNRIRFEFAQRMHRVPELQADWECYGEAAFSFEVLDKLPPREEPGGPPPAEELKVLEEMWLERLKPYGDAGYNTPPLPRRVP; this comes from the coding sequence ATGACGCCCGGTGATGACTCGCGCGCGTCCCGCGCCGAGCGCAAGCGCGCGTACAAGGAAGCGGACGTGCCCATGGGCATCTACGCCATCCGCTGCCACGCCAACGGCAAGCTCTTCGTGGGCCACGCGCTCAACCTCACCGCGATGTTCAACCGCATCCGGTTCGAGTTCGCCCAGCGCATGCACCGCGTGCCCGAGCTGCAGGCGGACTGGGAGTGCTACGGCGAGGCCGCGTTCTCCTTCGAGGTGCTGGACAAGCTGCCGCCCCGCGAGGAGCCCGGTGGGCCACCCCCCGCCGAGGAGCTGAAGGTGCTGGAGGAGATGTGGCTGGAGCGCCTGAAGCCCTACGGTGACGCCGGGTACAACACGCCTCCCCTCCCGCGGCGGGTGCCCTGA